From the Fibrobacterota bacterium genome, the window GGCCACGGCCGGCAGGGATGCTGCGGGCCCGATCGGACTGGAACCCCGCGCGAATCAGGCTGGATTCCCCGGCCGGAAATCTCCCGGCGCCGGGCGCTTGCCTACTTGGCAGAAGCCTGATCAATTTGGCGCGACAGGGGCCGCGGAAGCCGCGGGGCCGCGGAAGCCGCGGGGCCGCGGAAGCCGCGGGGCCGCGAGGCACGCGGGTACGCGACCGACGCGGGATCTCCCGGACCGAACGGGCTCCCTCTACGAACTATTTCGGGAACCTGAGTAGAAAGGCCGCTTGGCGGCTTCGGAAGCCAGGCAGTACGCCAGCAGGATGGCGGCCAACAAGGCGATGACGCTCCAGGGAAGCGGCGCGAAGCCCATCCAGACCGCGCCGGGAAGCCAAGGCAGGACGACGGCGAATAGGGCGACAGCCAGGCTCAAGGCGGCCAAGGCGCCGCCCGGTCGGCTGCGGATGGACCAGCGCCGGGTGCGGATGATGAGCAAGACGAAGACCTCGGAAAGCAAGGACTCCATGAACCAGGCCGTGCGGAACACCGCGGGGGAGACATGCATGGCGATGAGCGATCCGAAGGTGAGGAAATCGAAGCAGGAACTGATGAGGCCGAAAACGATCATGAAGCGCTGGATGGCGCGGTTGTCCCAATGCCGTGGGCGGAGGACCATTTCGGGATCGAGTCGATCCGAGGCGATGGCCATGGCAGGAAGATCGCTGAGCAGGTTGAGGAAGAGGATCTGCTTTGGCAGCATGGGCAGGAAAACGGTGAACAGCGACGCCCCCGCCATGGAGACCATATTGCCGAGATTGGCGCTGGAGGTGATGAAGACGTACTTCAGGGTATTCGCGAAAGCGCGCCGCCCCTCGCGCACGCCCTCGGCGAGCACCTTCAGATCCTTCCGCAATAAGACCAGGTCGGCGGCCTGCCGGGTCACGTCGGAGGCGCCCTCCACCGATATCCCCACATCGGCAGCGTGCAAGGCGGCCGCATCGTTGATGCCGTCCCCCAGATAGCCCACGGATCGGCCATGGGCCTTGAGCGCCAGGATGACGCGTTCCTTCTGCCCTGGATCCATTTCGGCGAAGACTTCGGTACGCGCGGCCCGCCGCGCCAATCCGGCCGGGCTCAGCCGCGCCATTTCCTCGCCGGTAAGGATCCGGTCGGGTAGCATCCCGGCCTCGCGCGCGATATAGGCCGCCACCACGCGATTGTCTCCCGTGATCATCTTCACGTCTATTCCCAAACTTCGTATCTCGCCCAGGCTTTCCGCGGCATCCGGCTTGAGGGGGTCCCGGAACGCCAAGATGCCCAGGAATGCCATTCCGGTCTCTTGCAACGAGGCGTCTTTCTGTTCCACCTTGCGCCAAGCCACCCCCAAGCACCGGCACCCCTGCCGCCCCAACTCCTCCGCCCTTCGCAGGATGCCGACCCGTGATTGGTCCAGGGAAGATACCCGGCCATCGGCCGATTCCGCCCATGCGCAGGCGGCGAGGACGCGGTCCAGCGCCCCCTTGGTGATGAGGACGCCGCCCTCGGGGCCGTCCACGGCCACGCTCAGCAGCTTGCGGGAGAAGTCGTACGGGATCTCGTCGCGCTTGGCATAGCCGTCGGCGCCGGGCATCGGAACGGATCGGAGCATGGCATCTATGGGATTCGCGTACCCCGATTGCAGCGAGGCGTTCAGATAAGCGTATAGGCTCAGCTTGGGGGCCGCCGATCCGAAAGCATCCTCTACCGCTTCCAATCCCGCAACGCCGCGGGTCAAGGTTCCGGTCTTATCGGTGCACAGGATCTCCATCCCCCCGATATCCTCGATAACCGAAAGCCGTCGCACCAACACTTCCCGTTTCGACATGCGCCCGGCGCCGCGCGCCAGGGTGATGCTTTGGATGGCGGGAAGCAATTGGGGGGTGAGGCCCACGGCCAAGGCCAGGGTGAAGAGCAGGGAGTCGAGCCAGGGCCGATGGAACAGGAGGTTGCCGGCGAAGATCAGGATGGACAGCGCCATTCCGAATTCGAGCAACAAATACCCGAACCGGCGCGTGCCGCGTTCGAAAGCCGTTTCCGGCGCGGGCCGCGCCAAGCCGCGCGACATCTCGCCGAAAACGGTACTCTCCCCCACCGCGACCATGACCAACGTCGCGCTCCCGCTCACGACATGCGTCCCGAAGAACACCGAACCGGAGCGCTCATGTAAGGGAACGCCGGCAGCGGACGGGCCGGGATGCTTTTCCGCGGGAAAGGATTCTCCCGTCAAGGCGGACTCATCGACATAGAGCCCATTGGCTGATAGAATGCGCCCATCCCCGGGTACGGCCGATCCCGCTTCCAGGGAAACGATATCGCCCGCGACGACCGCACCCAAAGGAACTTCCGCCATCCGCCCGCCCCGGCGCACCTTGACCTTCAACTGCAGCATCCCCATCAGGCGGGTCAAGGTGTCGGAGGCGCGCTTCTCTTGCCAAAAGCCCAGCGCCCCCGCCACGATTACGATCCCGAGCAGGATGCCGCCCTCGGCGAGATCGCCCAGGATCATGGATAAGCAAGCGCCGAAAAGCATGAGAAGGGTTATCGGACTGCGGAATTGGGACCACAGCAATGCCGCAAGGATCCGTAATCGGTGGCCCGCGGCCATGGCCGGACGCACGTGGACCGCGCGCCGGGCCGCTTCGGCATCGGACAAGCCTTCCGGTCCTGATCCCAATAATGGGAAGAGCCTGGATTCCTCCAGGCTCCAGAATGGTTCCGGCAATCCGTTACGGGCCGCGATGGGATCCGAGTCTCGTTTCGTCCCTAGATCCATGATCCCCCCGATGGCATATCATCGCCGCATCGGATTGAATCTATGTTATTGATGGCTAGCGCCTAGTATCGGGGGGATTGATCATGAGACTCGCCTTCATCCTCGCGTTCTGCCTGGCTTCCGCGCCGGCCATGCCAAGCGAATCCTTTCCCAAAGTGGATCCCGTATTCTGGAAATTGAAACTGAAGACGATTACGGACGATTCCGTTCCCATGGCCTCCTTGCAGGGAAGGTATCTGCTCCTCAACTTCTGGGGGGAATGGTGCGCCAAGTGCCAGGAAGAACTGCCTTTCCTGGTGAGGCAGGAAATGAAATATTCCGGCAGCGGGCTTCGCATCATCGGATTCCTTAAAACGGCGAACATGGCGAAGGCGAAAAAGCTTCTTAAGGAAAACGGCGCCGATTGGACCCAGTTGCAATTGGACGACCAAGTCGAAAGGATTTTCGGCATCCGGAAATTCCCTACCAACTTGTTGATTTCCCCGCAAGGGGAGATCGTCATGGAAGGATTTTCGAACCACTATCAGGATTTCAAGAAACGCCTGGAAGCATCGGGCTCCGGTTCCGAGGTCAAGAAAAGCGAAATCCCCGCTCCACCCAAATGATGCGGATGTCCGCTACTCGCGCTATCGAGCCCACTATTCACGTTTTCGTATAGCACGCCATCCCAATTAGGCTTTTCGGTTCCGCTCCGCCGGGGAAACCGCCCGAATTACCTGATTTCACGGCGAAGGCCGCGGGCACGCTCCTTGCACTTGTGGTAGGCATCATCCGGGCAACCGGATAAGCGCACAGCATAACAAGGAGATTTCATGAAGAAGACGTTCATCCTGCCGACCGCGATTATCGCCCTTTCCGCCGGCCTCCTCTTCGCCGCCGATTCCGCCGGCGTAGCCCAGGAGAAGAAGGAGCTCAAGCACGACAGCGCCGCCATCCATAAGGACAAGAAGCATATCAAGAAGGATAAGTCCGAGATTGCCGCCGACAAGAAGGAGGATCATGCGGACAAGAAGGAACTGAAGCATGATGAAGCCACGGGTACGCCGGCCCAGGTCGATGCGGACAAAGAGAAGCTCGCCGCCGATACCGGCGCGACCCACCAGGATGAGCGGAAGCTCCACAAGGATCGCAAGTCCTTGAAGAAGGATCGCCACGAAAAGCAGGAAGACAAAAAGGAGTTGAAGGAAGAGAAGAAGGAAAACCCTTAAGCCCTCCGGTATTTTTTCCCCGTAGTACCGCGGCAATTAGACGCGGTACTACGGCCCTCCCGCCCAGCTTAAGGTTCCTTGAGGCGCGATTATCCGGAATCCCTAATATTCTTGCGAAAGGCCGTGCACGGCATAATCGGGTCCGGTACATTGCCATGACATGCTTACCAACTATCGTGGAATCCGGGCTTTTGCCGCCGCGCCCCTGATTACGGCCTTACTCGCAACGAATTCGGCTACGGCGCAATCCTGTCCAACCGGCCCGGCGTTGACTCCCGGGACCCAGCATTGTTCATCGAATCTGACCGGCAAGGTCGGGAGCATCGGTTGGTCGATTTGGTCCAGCGGAAGCGGCGGATGCATCACCCCTTCGGGGAATACGGCCGCCTTCAAGGCGACCTGGGCGAATGCGGGGGATTTCCTGGCCCGCATGGGATTCCAATGGGACGAGACCAAAACCTACGACCAGTTCGGAACCGTCTCCGCCGACTACGCCTACACGAAAACGGGAACCGCCGGCGGCTATTCCTTCATCGGGATTTACGGGTGGTCGAACAATCCGCTCATCGAGTATTACATCGTCGATGACTGGTTCGGCTCGGGATCCGCTCCGACGGGCGGCGGAGCGCTGAAAGGCACCTTTTCCGTGGATAGCGGAACTTACAAGGTCTACACCCATCAGCAAGTCAATCAACCGTCCATCCATGGGACGACCACGTTCAACCAATTTTTCAGCATCCGGCAAACGCCCCGCCAGTGCGGGCACATTTCGATTTCCGAGCACTATAAAGAATGGAAAAGCCTGGGCATGGATCTGGGGAAGATGTACGAAGCCAAACTGCTCATCGAAGCGGGCGGAGGTTCCGGAAGCATCGATTACTCGGTAGGGAATATGACCTCGGGAACGACCTCGATCTCTCCCGCGCGCGGAAGCGCGCCTGAATTCGCACGGGGCGGCGAGGTCTCCTTGGGCAATGGCAAGAGCGGCGAGCTTTCCCTCCTGTCCTTGAATGGGACGGTGATCGGTTCCATGCGGCAGAGCGTTTCGAAGCCCGCCATCCTTTCGACGCGGGGCTTGCCGAAGGGCTTGTATCTGCTGCGTTTCCAAGGGACCGGCGTCGCTTCCGAAACCCACAAGATCCTACTGCAGTAAGGATCGGACGGAATCGCGGTTGCGCCTTCAGGCGCTGCCAAAGTTGCCGCGAACCCTGTCAAGCCGTCACGAATCCGGCCCGCCGGCGGAAAGGATGACCTTGGCACGCCCGTTGCCTACCTTATCGGCCATGAAAGCCTACCAGGACCCCGCCTTTCTCGGCGGCGAAGATGCCCGCGCCGTGCGCATCCTCTCCGAATACCTCGCCCCGCTCGCCGCCTTCCACGAGCATAGGGTGCGCGACACCATCGTATTCTTCGGATCGGCGCGGCAAGGCGAGGAGGGACCTTTCGCGCGGTATTACCAGGATGCACGCGAACTGGCGCGGCTCGTTACTACTTGGTCCAAGGAGGTTTCCGACGTGTCGGAACGCTTCTTGGTCTGCTCGGGCGGCGGCGGCGGGATCATGGAAGCCGCCAATCGCGGCGCGGCCGAAGCCGGCGGTCGCACCATCGGACTCAACATCGGCCTGCCCCATGAGCAGCGTCCCAATGCCTATATCACTCCCGGCCTGGGGTTCGAATTCCACTACTTCTTCATGCGCAAATTGTGGTTCACCCATCTGGCCCGGGCCATGGTGGTGTTCCCGGGCGGATTCGGCACCCTGGACGAATTGTTCGAGACCTTGACCCTCTCGCAGACCGGCAAGCTCGATCGCTCCGTTCTCGTGATCCTGTACGGCTCGGAATATTGGCGGGAGATCATCAACTTCGACGCCTTGGTCAAGCACGGGATGATCTCCCCGCGGGACGCCGCCCTGATGCGATTCGCCGATGATCCCAAGGAAGCCTTGCGCCTATTGCAAGAGGCCTTGCCGATCTCCCAGGGCGAAGGGGGCCCGGATATCGCCGAATCCGTGGCTACCTGATGGGAAAAAGGACCTTCCCCTTGAATCCTACCCTCCTCGGAAACGGCCATTTTGACAGCAAGCCTGTCAATTAGTCGCGGATCCGCCTTCCTTGGCGGATAGGGAAACCGCTAATGCGAATGGTCCGCGCCTGCCGGCATCATGGCGCGGCGCTTGCTTTCTATCCTGCCGAGAAGGGAATCCACCATGAACCGAGAATCCGCCCGCCGTAGCGCCGCCCTCTTTACCGAAGCCGATCCGTTAATCGCCTATTTCCACGACATCAAGGACACCGGCAAGCTTTCTTCGAAGCAGGAAAAGGAGTTGGCCAAGCGGATCCAGGAAGGCGACCGGCGAGCCGTCAATGAGTTGGTGCAAGCCAATCTCAAGTTCGTGGTGGCGGTTTGCCGCCAATACGAAAATCGCGGCCTGCCTTTGATCGATTTGATCAGCGAAGGCAACTTGGGGCTCATCCGGGCGGCCCAGCGTTTCGACGAGAAGCGGGACTGCCGCTTCATCTCTTATGCCGTATGGTGGATCCGCCAAGCGGTGGTGACCGCCCTGTCCGATCAATCGCGGTCGGTCCGGCTTTCCACGTCCACAACCGGACGCATGCGGCAATTGACTTCCGCCTCCCGCAAGCTGGCCCAAAGGCTGGGACGCGAACCCTCGGTGGAAGAGATGGAACTGGAGACGGGAATGCAAGCCGGGAGCATCCGGTCCTACCTGCGTTTGCTCGATCATTCCATCTCCCTGGAAAGCCTGCCGGAAGGCCTGGAAGGCGGCGCTTCCGATTCGATGGAGGCCTTCACGGAACGCTTCCACGCCAAGCGGGCCATGGATCAACTGCTCAAGGGGCTTAGCGCGCGCGAGCGCGAAGTGCTCGATCTCTACTTCGGATTGCGCCACGGCGAGGCCTGGAACCTGCCGCAGATGGCGCGCCGCCTGGGGCTCTCCAAGGAGCGGGTGCGCCAGATCAAGGAAAAGGCCATCGGCAAGCTCAAGGTGCTCCTCATGCTCAATGCCAAATACCCGTGCGCCACGATCGGCATCTAGAGACCGGAAGAGGAAACCCATGAATCCCATCGCAACCTTGACCTTGCGCGAACTCATCCGCAGCCGCCCCCTGGGCATCGAGATATTGGAAGACATGGCGGGCGGAACCTTTTGGGACAGGATGGATCTGACCCTGTCGGAGTTCTGCCGCGAGTCGGGGCTGGACGCCAATACGGTACAGCATCGCCTGGCGGGCATGCCCGAAAACCAGGCTCGCCAGGATTGGCCCAACCTCCCCCTCTTCTGCCTGATCGATCACCTGACCACCGGGCATCGCGGCTTCCGGGCGCGCGATTTGCCCGAGGTCCATCGCCTGTTGGAATCCTTGCGTATGGATTTCCCCGCGGGGCAAGCGGCCTTGCAGTCGCTCCTCGGGGAGTTCACCGCCTTCCGCCAGGAGTTCTCCTGGCATATGGAAGAAGAAGAGGAATTCCTCTTCCCCAAGATCCTACGCACCGAAGCCAGCCTGCGCCATCCCGAACTTTATCCTGAGGTATTCAAAGGATCGATCGGCATGTTCAGTTCCCGGCAGCTCCAGGAGCCTGAACATCGTTTCCACCAAATCGTGACCGATCTCTCCGAGCGCCTGCGCGGTTTGGTTTCCGACGCCTTGCATCTGGCGACGGCCAAGAGCGCCCTTTCCGCCATGCAAGGTTACGAGGCCCGCCTCAAGGCGCACGTCTACATGGAATGCGAAATCCTGTTCCCGAGGGCGCTGGTGATGGAAGCGTCCTTGTTGCAACGCAACCCATGAAGGGGATAACTTGCGACTGACCTTCCTGGGAGGCGCGGGCACGGTCACGGGCTCCAAATACCTTTTGCAGGACGGGGCAGCCCGTCTCCTGATCGATTGCGGCCTGTTCCAGGGACTTAAGCAACTGCGCTTGAGAAACCGGGCGCCGCTCCCTTTCGATCCCGCATCCATAGGAGCGGTCGTCCTGACCCACGCGCACCTCGATCATTCCGGTTACCTACCGCGGCTGGTCGCGCAAGGGTTCCCTGGCCGGGTGCATTGCACCGCGGCCACCCGCGACCTGGCCCGCATCCTGCTTCTGGACAGCGCCGCCTTGCAGGAAGAAGAAGCCAAGCATGCCGCGCGGCACGGTTGGTCCAAGCATAATCCGCCGCTACCGTTGTATACGATAGGGCAGGCGCGCGCCTGCGACTCCCGCTTCCAACCGGCGGATTGGGAGAATCCCGTACGCCTCCCCGAAGGATGGGTGATCCGCTTCCGCAAGGCGGGACATATCCTGGGCGCGGCTTCGGTGTTGGTGGAGCGAGGCGGCAGGACCGTGCTTTTCTCCGGGGATCTGGGCCGGCCGAATGACCCCATCCTTCCCCCGCCCGCTCCCTGCCCGGCCGCCGATTGGATGGTGGTGGAGTCGACCTATGGGGATCGCCGCCATGCGCAAATCGATCCGGCCGACGCCCTGGCGGACCTGGCGCGGAAGGTCTTCGCCCGCGGGGGAGTACTGCTCGTTCCCTCCTTCGCCGTGGGGCGCACGCAAACCATCCTCCATCTCCTGTGGCGCTTGCGCAAGGCCGGCAAATTGCCCGCCGCTCCCGTTTTCGTCGACAGCCCCATGGCCACCGACGTGACCCACCTTTACATGCGGCATCCCGCCGACCATAAATTGGGGTCGGAACTGGCCCGGGAAGTATTCGGGTCCGCCAACTACGTGCAAACCCCGGAAGAATCGAAGCGGCTTTCCGCCCGTAAAGGCCCCATGATCCTGATCAGCGCCAGCGGCATGGCTACGGGGGGCCGCATCCTGCACCATTTACGGGCCTTCGCCCCGCATCCCGAAAACGCCGTGCTTCTGGCCGGTTTCCAGGCCGAAGGCACGCGCGGCGCCCAGTTGGCCCACGGGGCGAAGAGCATCAAGATCTTCGGGGAACAGGTTCCCGTGAACGCGGAGATCGCCATTCTGCCCAACGCTTCGGCTCATGCCGATGCGGATGAGATCCTGGCCTGGCTGAAAACCGCCCCCCGCCCGCCGGAACGGATATTCGTCACCCACGGGGAGCCGGGGGCGTCCGAAGCCTTGCGCGGGCGCATCGCCGCCGAGCTGGGCTGGAACGCGCGCGTTCCGGCTCTGGAGGAAACCGCGGAACCGGTTCCGGAAACCTGATCGATCGGTTGCAGGGATCCCGCGAACGGGCTACCATAAACGCGTGTGCTACTCCTTCACTCCCGTCCAGGATCCTTCCGGAGCCATTACCTGGCTTCCCCGCAAGGTCCTCGATCAACTTCTGAAAGAGGGCCGTATCCAGGCGCCGGAAGAAGTATTCCCCGGCGACCGGGCGAATATCTTCCGTTGGACCGATCTAGGCGTCGCGCCGGCCGGGATGCGTTTCGATCTGGTGCCGCGCTTCTACCTCAGGAAGGAAGACCTGCCCTTGGAAGCCATGTTGAAACGGAAACGCTCGCGCAAGCAAGGGGGCGACGGCTTCAGCAGTTACAATGCCCGTTCGGAATCCCTGTTGGAGCGGCCGGCCTTTCGGGGGCCGTGGCTCGAATCGAAGCGCATGATCGTGCCCGTCAGCGCCTTCCGCGAAAGACCGAACATGGATGGGGCCCCGGAGGAATTCCGGGGCCGCGATTTCCGCATTCTCTCCTCGGGCCCGATGATCCTGGCTGGGATCTGGGACGCCTGGCGGAACCGCGAAGGCGAAAACCTGGAGTCCTTCTCCATCATCACCGTCGATTCCGCCGGCAACCCGCTCTTGCGGTCCATCTGGCATGAACGCTGCCCTTTGATACTGGATCCCGATCAGGTCGGGAAATGGCTCAATCCGGAAACGTCGCCGGAAGAAGCCATGAAGATGATCCGCCTCCATCCCTCCGAAGGCATGCGGTTGGAAGAAATCGCGCCGCCTGCCCCGGGAAAAAAGCCCGGAGAGGCGCAGCAGACCTCCCTTTTCTAGCCCGTAGTCCTTAGATAGCCTTGGAAAACCGCCCGACCGTTCCCTGGGCGGTGAGCGGATCGAGGGCCGCGGCGGCCTGGCGTACGAACAACCATCCCTCTTCGGAAAGCTTCAGCACCCCGTTTTCCCAGGAGACCCAGCCTTCGCCCAGCATCGGCTCGATGCGCGCCCGGCAGCCCTGGATGTATTCCCCGATGGCTTGGGGCGTGAGATCGACATCGTCGCAGGCGGTGGCGAAATCGACCCGGCCGTAGCACATGAGCGCGTCGATGCAAGCCTTTACGAGAACGTCCTGCTCCTCCATGAAATAGGTCTTCTCCAGCGGGAACTGCTTGGCTTCCACCGCGCGCAGGTATTCGTCCAGGCCCTTCAGGTTCTGGCCGTAACCGCGCGCGAATTGCGAAATCGCCGAAGCGCCGAAAGCGTAGACCTGGCCGGTGTGGCGGCGCGAACTATAGCCTTGGAAATTCCGTTGCAGTTGGCCGGCGGCCTTGGCGCGCGCCAGCTCATCGGTGGTTTTCACGAAATGGTCCATGCCGATGGACTCGAAACCCGCGTCCTTGAAAAAACGCCGGGTGGCCAAGGCGATTTCCAGGCGCATATGCGCGTCCGGCATGGGGTATTTCTCAAGCTGACTCTGATGGCCTTTGACCCAGGGAACGTGGGCGTACCCGAAGACGGATACCCGGTCCGCTCCCGCGGCCACGGCGGTCTCCAAGGTGGACTCGAAGGAGTCCGGCGTCTGATGAGGAAGCCCGTAGATGAGATCAAGGTTCACGCTGGCGATGCCGGCATCGTGGGCGACCGCCACCAACTCGGCGATAGGAATGCGGGGGACGCGCCGCTCCACCGCTTGCAATACTTCGAGCCGGAAATCCTGCACCCCGAAGGATAGCCGGTTGAATCCCATGGCGGCCATCTCCCGGATGCGCGCAGGGTTGAGCAGGCTGGGATCGCATTCCGCGGCGATCTCCGCGTCCGGGGCCAGGAACCATTGGCGCCGTACGCGATCCATCATGTCGCGCAGACGATCGAGGGGCATGGCGTTGGGCGTGCCGCCCCCGAAATGCACTTGGGTCACCTTGCGGCGGGGATCCACATGGCGCGCCATCGCGTCCATCTCCTCGCCGATCGCGTCCAGGTAGTCGTGCACCTGCCCCGCGGGCGTCCCGATCTCGGTATGGCATCCGCAGAACAGGCAGCGATGCGGGCAGAAAGGGATGTGGAAGTAGAGAGAGACGTGGGCCGGGCCGCGCCGATCGGAATCGGCCAACAGCGCGGCGTAGCGCGCGGGCGAGTCGTACGGGACGAACGAGGTGGCCGGCGGGTACGACGTATAGCGCGGGGCGGGACGATCGTACTTGGATATGTCTTCAACGGAGAGGGAGCGTGCCTGGATCATGAGGGGACGAAACGCAAAGGGCATGCCGGGAAGGGAGAACCCGTGAGCGCGCGGTAATCGAATGCGACGGCCCGAAATCAGCCGGACTGCCTGTGCCACGCGGGACTTTTTGACAAGGGGGCCTGGCATAATGGCAAATCTTCAGACCTGAAAAACGGGCCCTCCGGACGGTAATTTCTCATCCAGACATCGAGGATCGCATTATGGACATCGCGCATTTCTTTTCCGCCCTTCCCGCCGCCGGCATTTGGGGCGGCGCCCTTTTCCCCGTGGCCGTGGGCCTCGGGAGCTCCTTCACGCATTGCGCGGGCATGTGCGGGCCCATCCACCTGTTCCTGGCCTCGCGGTCCCCGCAAGGCCGCTCCCCCTGGGCCTACCATGCCGGACGCATCCTGGGTTACGGTATCTTGGGTGTTACGGTAGGCGCCGCCGGCGGAGCGCTTTCCTCCCTTTCCTCGCAAGGCTTCAAGAATGCGGCGGGCATCGCGCTGGCATTCGCCTATGCCCTGTTCGGGCTCGGGTTATTGGGATGGACGCCGAAGGGCCTCAACGCCGAGAAATTGCTGGGCCGCCTCTTCCCGGCCCGCATGTTCCGCGGCTTGTCGGCGCGCGGCGGAGGCAGGACCGCGCTTTTCTCCGCCGGCTTCGCGGCTTGCCTATTGCCTTGCCCCAGCACCCATGCGGTGCTGCTCTGGGGCCTGGGGATGGGGCGGCCCCTCGCGGCGGGAGCGGGGATGATCGCATTGGGAATATCGACCTTGCCTGTCTTCGGCGTTATGGCACGCGGTTCGCTTTCCATCCCCATGCGCGCCCGCGGATGGTATCGCGGCGGCTTAGGCGCGGTTTTTCTGGGGCTTTCGGCATGGCGGGTGTACGCGCTCGCCGCCTTAGGCACGGCGGCCTGCCATTAAGGCACGGCGACTTGGTTAATAAGGCAAAAAGGCAAGACGAAAAGACGGATCGGAGAGCAGGAGCAAGGCATGGATAACAAACGGACAATGGAATTCCTCGTCATCGCCGGGATCCTCGGCATCGGGGCGCCCTGCGCGCTTCTGCTCGGGCATAGCAGCGGCGAGGCCACGGCGGCCATCGCTTATCCCAAGACCCAGGCGGTCGCCACCATCGCGATCGATTACAAAGCCACGGTCATGGGATCGGATGCCGACGTGGAGCATGGCAAGCAGCTTTTCCAGGCCAACTGCGTGGCCTGCCACGGCCCCAACGCCGACGGCAAAGGCGCGGCCGCGGCGGCGCTTACCCCGCATCCGCGCGACTTCACCGATCCGAACGCGCGCTGGACGCGTAGCCGCGAGCCCATGGACATCTATAAGACCTTGGCGGAGGGCAGCCCGGGCACGGCCATGGTCGGCTTCGCGAACAACCTTTCGGTACAAGATCGCTGGGCCTTGGTGCATTACCTGGGCAGCCTGCCCGGCGTGTCGGGAAAATTCAAACCCATCGATGAAGCCTTGGCCGGCGCCTGGAAGCCGGAGAAGCGCTGATGTCCGTCTTCCTGGTTCTCATCCCCGTATCCCTGACGTTGGCGATCGCCTTCGTCTTCTTGTGCCTGGCGTCCATCCGCGGCGGCCAGTTCGATGATCTGGAAAGCCCGCGCTG encodes:
- the mgtA gene encoding magnesium-translocating P-type ATPase; its protein translation is MDLGTKRDSDPIAARNGLPEPFWSLEESRLFPLLGSGPEGLSDAEAARRAVHVRPAMAAGHRLRILAALLWSQFRSPITLLMLFGACLSMILGDLAEGGILLGIVIVAGALGFWQEKRASDTLTRLMGMLQLKVKVRRGGRMAEVPLGAVVAGDIVSLEAGSAVPGDGRILSANGLYVDESALTGESFPAEKHPGPSAAGVPLHERSGSVFFGTHVVSGSATLVMVAVGESTVFGEMSRGLARPAPETAFERGTRRFGYLLLEFGMALSILIFAGNLLFHRPWLDSLLFTLALAVGLTPQLLPAIQSITLARGAGRMSKREVLVRRLSVIEDIGGMEILCTDKTGTLTRGVAGLEAVEDAFGSAAPKLSLYAYLNASLQSGYANPIDAMLRSVPMPGADGYAKRDEIPYDFSRKLLSVAVDGPEGGVLITKGALDRVLAACAWAESADGRVSSLDQSRVGILRRAEELGRQGCRCLGVAWRKVEQKDASLQETGMAFLGILAFRDPLKPDAAESLGEIRSLGIDVKMITGDNRVVAAYIAREAGMLPDRILTGEEMARLSPAGLARRAARTEVFAEMDPGQKERVILALKAHGRSVGYLGDGINDAAALHAADVGISVEGASDVTRQAADLVLLRKDLKVLAEGVREGRRAFANTLKYVFITSSANLGNMVSMAGASLFTVFLPMLPKQILFLNLLSDLPAMAIASDRLDPEMVLRPRHWDNRAIQRFMIVFGLISSCFDFLTFGSLIAMHVSPAVFRTAWFMESLLSEVFVLLIIRTRRWSIRSRPGGALAALSLAVALFAVVLPWLPGAVWMGFAPLPWSVIALLAAILLAYCLASEAAKRPFYSGSRNSS
- a CDS encoding TlpA family protein disulfide reductase, which translates into the protein MRLAFILAFCLASAPAMPSESFPKVDPVFWKLKLKTITDDSVPMASLQGRYLLLNFWGEWCAKCQEELPFLVRQEMKYSGSGLRIIGFLKTANMAKAKKLLKENGADWTQLQLDDQVERIFGIRKFPTNLLISPQGEIVMEGFSNHYQDFKKRLEASGSGSEVKKSEIPAPPK
- a CDS encoding glycoside hydrolase family 11 protein; this encodes MTPGTQHCSSNLTGKVGSIGWSIWSSGSGGCITPSGNTAAFKATWANAGDFLARMGFQWDETKTYDQFGTVSADYAYTKTGTAGGYSFIGIYGWSNNPLIEYYIVDDWFGSGSAPTGGGALKGTFSVDSGTYKVYTHQQVNQPSIHGTTTFNQFFSIRQTPRQCGHISISEHYKEWKSLGMDLGKMYEAKLLIEAGGGSGSIDYSVGNMTSGTTSISPARGSAPEFARGGEVSLGNGKSGELSLLSLNGTVIGSMRQSVSKPAILSTRGLPKGLYLLRFQGTGVASETHKILLQ
- a CDS encoding TIGR00730 family Rossman fold protein, with protein sequence MTLARPLPTLSAMKAYQDPAFLGGEDARAVRILSEYLAPLAAFHEHRVRDTIVFFGSARQGEEGPFARYYQDARELARLVTTWSKEVSDVSERFLVCSGGGGGIMEAANRGAAEAGGRTIGLNIGLPHEQRPNAYITPGLGFEFHYFFMRKLWFTHLARAMVVFPGGFGTLDELFETLTLSQTGKLDRSVLVILYGSEYWREIINFDALVKHGMISPRDAALMRFADDPKEALRLLQEALPISQGEGGPDIAESVAT
- a CDS encoding sigma-70 family RNA polymerase sigma factor, with amino-acid sequence MNRESARRSAALFTEADPLIAYFHDIKDTGKLSSKQEKELAKRIQEGDRRAVNELVQANLKFVVAVCRQYENRGLPLIDLISEGNLGLIRAAQRFDEKRDCRFISYAVWWIRQAVVTALSDQSRSVRLSTSTTGRMRQLTSASRKLAQRLGREPSVEEMELETGMQAGSIRSYLRLLDHSISLESLPEGLEGGASDSMEAFTERFHAKRAMDQLLKGLSAREREVLDLYFGLRHGEAWNLPQMARRLGLSKERVRQIKEKAIGKLKVLLMLNAKYPCATIGI
- a CDS encoding MBL fold metallo-hydrolase, with protein sequence MRLTFLGGAGTVTGSKYLLQDGAARLLIDCGLFQGLKQLRLRNRAPLPFDPASIGAVVLTHAHLDHSGYLPRLVAQGFPGRVHCTAATRDLARILLLDSAALQEEEAKHAARHGWSKHNPPLPLYTIGQARACDSRFQPADWENPVRLPEGWVIRFRKAGHILGAASVLVERGGRTVLFSGDLGRPNDPILPPPAPCPAADWMVVESTYGDRRHAQIDPADALADLARKVFARGGVLLVPSFAVGRTQTILHLLWRLRKAGKLPAAPVFVDSPMATDVTHLYMRHPADHKLGSELAREVFGSANYVQTPEESKRLSARKGPMILISASGMATGGRILHHLRAFAPHPENAVLLAGFQAEGTRGAQLAHGAKSIKIFGEQVPVNAEIAILPNASAHADADEILAWLKTAPRPPERIFVTHGEPGASEALRGRIAAELGWNARVPALEETAEPVPET
- a CDS encoding SOS response-associated peptidase family protein, giving the protein MCYSFTPVQDPSGAITWLPRKVLDQLLKEGRIQAPEEVFPGDRANIFRWTDLGVAPAGMRFDLVPRFYLRKEDLPLEAMLKRKRSRKQGGDGFSSYNARSESLLERPAFRGPWLESKRMIVPVSAFRERPNMDGAPEEFRGRDFRILSSGPMILAGIWDAWRNREGENLESFSIITVDSAGNPLLRSIWHERCPLILDPDQVGKWLNPETSPEEAMKMIRLHPSEGMRLEEIAPPAPGKKPGEAQQTSLF